The proteins below come from a single Triticum aestivum cultivar Chinese Spring chromosome 5D, IWGSC CS RefSeq v2.1, whole genome shotgun sequence genomic window:
- the LOC123125910 gene encoding chemocyanin-like encodes MARATMVPTLLVLLLAICCATTVVHGKEWTVGDNKGWSFGVSGWESGKHIQSGDMLGENSKDQVGEGDYNSCRVSGPSRTYTSGNDHIQLSRGGKAFFICSLPGHCQQGMKIAVTA; translated from the exons ATGGCACGGGCAACCATGGTACCCACCCTTTTGGTGCTGCTTCTGGCCATTTGCTGTGCAACCACCGTCGTCCATGGCAAGGAGTGGACCGTTGGTGACAACAAGGGATGGAGCTTCGGCGTGTCCGGATGGGAGAGTGGCAAGCACATCCAGTCCGGCGACATGCTTGGTGAGAACTCTAAAGATCAA GTGGGAGAAGGCGACTACAACTCATGCAGGGTCTCGGGCCCGTCGAGGACCTACACCTCTGGCAATGACCACATCCAGCTCTCCCGCGGAGGCAAAGCGTTCTTCATCTGCAGCCTTCCGGGTCACTGCCAGCAAGGCATGAAGATCGCTGTCACTGCTTAA